The following are encoded together in the Leguminivora glycinivorella isolate SPB_JAAS2020 chromosome 18, LegGlyc_1.1, whole genome shotgun sequence genome:
- the LOC125235898 gene encoding uncharacterized protein LOC125235898 isoform X2, whose product MLYLLTIFSVTDGVTNNSNKHSVDWWCDEIECYYSDKIPGEETCHSNKSIPYRFNSTTGTCELNLIGLLLSFKVLSNRLGAVVEENNRMRSEIIFQNVMNAGKVFVGFASLCVFLGCFYCCWVQYSDHKLKRSLKVVAKKIQEQQKTISKLKIGSKENKETGKPERRNTVPEEIQVSVV is encoded by the exons ATGTTGTAT TTACTGACCATTTTTTCAGTGACGGACGGGGTAACCAATAACTCCAATAAG CATTCTGTGGACTGGTGGTGCGATGAAATAGAATGTTATTACAGTGATAAAATACCTGGCGAAGAAACATGTCATAGCAATAAATCAAT ACCTTATCGTTTTAACAGTACAACTGGAACTTGCGAATTGAACTTGATTGGATTATTACTATCCTTTAAAGTTCTAAGCAATAGATTGGGAGCAGTCGTTGAGG AAAATAACCGCATGCGCAGTGAGATTATTTTCCAAAATGTGATGAATGCGGGCAAAGTTTTTGTGGGATTTGCAAGCCTCTGTGTATTTCTAGGATGTTTTTATTGTTGCTGGGTGCAATATTC AGATCATAAACTGAAGAGAAGCCTGAAAGTAGTGGCAAAGAAGATACAAGAGCAACAAAAAACCATAAGCAAGCTTAAAATTGGGAGCAAAGAAAATAAAGAAACGGGAAAACCAGAAAGACGCAACACCGTGCCTGAAGAAATTCAAGTCTCTGTTGTTTAG
- the LOC125235898 gene encoding uncharacterized protein LOC125235898 isoform X1 gives MCRQILFCTFVISGWFSLTSAELPTTENKSKTCMDIGDCITIDTECKEKCGCDKIIPTTFNTTTQECVINIHLLFTSLRQKYNTEDNDIPPEEDDLATKIRAEADRIFNGVIVSAFLFIACASACTVTACIYCCRINYTDYQLKKSIKVLAKKMGKKSQMKKPVKVPTEQVAQSCNVIVEDAGIFCV, from the exons ATGTGTcgtcaaatattattttgtacatTTGTCATTAGTGGTTGGTTTTCTTTAACAT caGCTGAGTTGCCAACGACTGAAAATAAAAGT AAGACCTGTATGGACATTGGTGACTGCATAACAATAGATACAGAATGTAAGGAAAAATGCGGCTGTgataaaattat CCCAACTACTTTTAACACCACGACTCAGGAATGTGTAATAAACATACACTTGTTATTCACGTCATTACGACAGAAGTATAATACAGAAG ATAATGATATCCCTCCCGAGGAAGATGATTTGGCAA CTAAGATTCGAGCAGAGGCTGACAGAATATTTAACGGCGTTATTGTTTCCGCATTTTTGTTTATTGCGTGTGCCAGCGCCTGCACAGTGACTGCCTGTATTTATTGTTGCCGAATTAATTACAC AGATTATCAGCTCAAGAAAAGTATCAAGGTGTTGGCGAAGAAGATGGGGAAAAAGTCTCAAATGAAAAAACCCGTAAAAGTCCCCACAGAACAAGTAGCGCAGAGTTGCAATGTTATTGTAGAAGATGCTGGTATTttctgtgtttaa